A window of Flavobacterium flavigenum contains these coding sequences:
- a CDS encoding GxxExxY protein, which produces MEDYLHKDESYSIFGILYEVHKNSGKGFSEIVYKDALEYEFTQLNIPFEREKEFSVNYKNTILKHQCLNYLKVSGNQFSYSG; this is translated from the coding sequence ATGGAAGACTACTTACACAAAGATGAAAGTTACTCTATCTTCGGAATTCTTTATGAAGTACACAAAAATTCAGGAAAAGGTTTTTCTGAAATTGTCTATAAAGACGCATTAGAATATGAATTCACTCAACTAAATATACCTTTTGAAAGGGAAAAAGAGTTTTCTGTAAATTATAAAAACACAATACTGAAACATCAATGTCTTAACTATTTAAAAGTATCAGGAAATCAATTTAGCTATTCTGGCTAA
- the yaaA gene encoding peroxide stress protein YaaA: protein MKIVISPAKSLNFEKELPTSQYTEPSFLKEARVVHKVVKQKKPAELSELMSISEKLADLNWKRNQDWKTPFTPANARPAVYTFDGDVYTGLDAYTIPLEKLDVLQNKLRILSGLYGLLKPLDLMQAYRLEMGTKMPVGESKNLHEFWKPTVTKALNKELKKDELFVNLASNEYFSAVDVKALKVPVITPDFKDYKDGKLKMISFFAKKARGMMVRYIIDTNAETIDDLKGFNYEGYQFDANLSKGNHLVFTR from the coding sequence ATGAAAATTGTTATATCTCCTGCGAAATCATTGAATTTCGAAAAAGAATTACCAACATCTCAATATACTGAACCCTCTTTTTTAAAAGAAGCACGTGTGGTTCACAAAGTCGTAAAGCAAAAAAAGCCAGCCGAATTATCAGAATTAATGTCAATTTCAGAAAAACTAGCCGATTTAAACTGGAAAAGAAATCAGGATTGGAAAACGCCTTTTACTCCAGCAAATGCACGTCCGGCAGTTTATACTTTCGATGGAGATGTTTATACCGGTTTAGATGCTTATACAATTCCGTTAGAGAAATTAGATGTTTTACAAAATAAACTTCGAATTTTATCAGGTCTTTACGGTCTTTTAAAACCATTGGATTTAATGCAGGCCTATCGTTTAGAAATGGGGACAAAAATGCCGGTTGGTGAATCTAAAAACCTGCATGAATTTTGGAAACCAACTGTTACCAAAGCTTTAAACAAAGAATTGAAAAAAGACGAATTATTCGTGAATTTAGCAAGTAACGAATATTTTTCTGCTGTTGATGTAAAAGCGTTGAAAGTGCCTGTCATTACGCCAGACTTTAAAGATTATAAAGACGGAAAACTAAAAATGATCAGTTTCTTTGCGAAAAAGGCGAGAGGCATGATGGTTCGTTATATAATTGATACGAACGCAGAAACTATTGACGATTTAAAAGGTTTCAATTACGAAGGATATCAGTTTGATGCCAATCTTTCTAAGGGGAATCATTTGGTTTTTACAAGATAA
- a CDS encoding MDR family MFS transporter, whose amino-acid sequence MAAAVQGDDDLVEYGYRRVIITITAVLCALLEIVDTTIVNVALTDMRGSLGATLTDVAWVITAYAIANVIVIPMTSWLSQQFGRRNYFVASIIIFTVCSFLCGNATNIWELVAFRFVQGMGGGALLVTAQTIITESYPVAKRGMAQAIYGMGVIVGPTLGPPLGGYLVDNYSWPYIFYINIPLGIIATILALTFVRSPKYGEKLKANQVDWWGIILLSTFIGSLQFVLEHGQQDDWFNDSLIVTLSVVTVLGLVLFIWRELTYKHPIVNLSVLKDGNLRIGTVMCFILGFGLYGSTLIIPIYTQSILGWTATDAGLLLIPGSITTALMMPFVGNMIQKGVPQGYMVGVGFLIFFFFTFMMYSRMTPDTGVEHMYWPLILRGIGLGLLFVPITTLSLSTLKGKQIGEGAAFTGMMRQLGGSFGIAIITTFITRFSQSHRVDLINNLDPAKFEVQQRLAGMQHAFMAKGYSADVALKKAYQAIDLSVMKQSTVMAYMDIFLYLGIMFLCCIPIILFIKKGKNKINAADAMH is encoded by the coding sequence ATGGCAGCAGCAGTACAAGGAGACGACGATTTAGTAGAATACGGCTACAGACGTGTAATCATTACGATTACGGCAGTACTTTGTGCATTGCTGGAAATTGTAGATACAACCATTGTAAACGTAGCACTGACAGACATGCGCGGAAGTCTTGGGGCAACCCTGACTGACGTTGCGTGGGTAATTACAGCATACGCTATTGCGAATGTGATTGTAATTCCGATGACGAGCTGGCTTTCGCAGCAATTTGGAAGACGAAATTATTTTGTGGCTTCGATCATAATATTTACCGTCTGTTCCTTTTTGTGTGGAAATGCCACAAATATTTGGGAACTGGTAGCTTTTAGATTCGTACAAGGTATGGGTGGTGGAGCACTACTGGTAACAGCTCAAACGATTATTACAGAAAGTTATCCCGTTGCAAAACGAGGAATGGCGCAGGCCATTTACGGAATGGGTGTAATTGTTGGACCAACTCTGGGACCACCTTTGGGAGGTTATTTAGTTGATAATTATTCCTGGCCTTATATTTTTTATATCAATATTCCGTTGGGAATTATTGCTACTATTTTGGCTTTAACTTTCGTTAGAAGTCCTAAATATGGAGAAAAATTAAAAGCAAATCAGGTAGACTGGTGGGGAATTATTTTGTTGAGTACCTTTATTGGTTCATTACAATTCGTATTAGAGCACGGACAACAGGACGACTGGTTTAACGATTCTTTAATTGTAACCTTAAGTGTTGTAACAGTTTTAGGATTGGTTTTATTTATTTGGAGAGAGCTTACTTATAAACATCCAATCGTGAACTTAAGTGTTCTAAAAGACGGAAACTTAAGAATTGGAACGGTAATGTGTTTCATCCTTGGTTTTGGTCTATACGGTTCAACATTGATTATCCCAATTTATACGCAGTCGATTTTAGGATGGACCGCGACTGATGCCGGATTATTATTAATTCCGGGATCGATTACAACAGCGCTTATGATGCCGTTTGTGGGGAATATGATTCAGAAAGGTGTACCTCAGGGCTATATGGTGGGAGTAGGATTTTTAATTTTCTTTTTCTTCACTTTTATGATGTACAGCCGTATGACACCTGATACGGGTGTCGAACACATGTACTGGCCGTTGATTTTAAGAGGAATTGGTTTAGGATTACTTTTCGTTCCTATTACAACGCTTTCACTATCAACCTTAAAAGGAAAACAAATTGGTGAAGGAGCAGCATTTACAGGAATGATGCGTCAGTTAGGCGGATCTTTTGGTATTGCGATTATTACTACGTTCATCACGCGCTTCAGCCAGTCTCACCGAGTAGATTTAATTAACAATTTAGATCCGGCAAAATTCGAAGTACAGCAGCGTCTTGCAGGAATGCAGCACGCCTTCATGGCAAAAGGTTACAGTGCCGATGTTGCTTTGAAAAAAGCTTATCAGGCTATTGATCTTTCTGTAATGAAACAAAGTACTGTAATGGCTTATATGGATATTTTCCTTTATTTAGGAATTATGTTTTTATGTTGCATACCGATTATTCTCTTTATCAAAAAAGGGAAGAACAAAATTAATGCAGCCGACGCAATGCATTAA